From the Sphingomonas aliaeris genome, one window contains:
- a CDS encoding phosphotransferase family protein — MEDALGQAANAGTTAVRAAHRFDEAALDAWMAANVVGYAGPLSVEQFKGGQSNPTYRLVTPTRAYVLRRKPPGALVKGAHDVLREARIVSALADTDVPVATIYGICADDTVIGTPFFVMEMVQGRIFWDATFADVPDAERGAYFDAMNATIAALHLVDPNAVGLGDYGRPGNYFARQIARWSRQYLDDADAGRDADMDALLDWLSDHVPAEEETSIVHGDFRCDNMIFAPDKPQILAVLDWELSTLGHPLADFAYHAMMYRMPPDIVAGLGNADPATLHIPTEAHYIAAYCARTGRDGIPDYEFYVAFNFFRLAAIFHGIKGRVIRGTAASAHARERAASFPRLARLGREAIDFGKLDH; from the coding sequence ATGGAGGATGCACTCGGCCAGGCCGCGAATGCCGGCACCACTGCGGTCCGTGCGGCGCATCGCTTCGACGAGGCTGCGCTGGACGCCTGGATGGCGGCGAACGTCGTGGGTTATGCCGGGCCGCTCTCGGTCGAGCAGTTCAAGGGCGGGCAATCCAACCCGACTTATCGACTGGTCACGCCGACGCGTGCCTATGTGCTGCGCCGCAAGCCGCCGGGTGCGTTGGTGAAGGGTGCACATGACGTCCTGCGCGAGGCACGCATCGTGTCCGCACTGGCGGATACCGACGTGCCGGTCGCGACGATCTACGGGATTTGTGCGGACGACACCGTGATCGGCACGCCGTTCTTCGTCATGGAAATGGTCCAGGGTCGCATCTTCTGGGACGCGACGTTTGCCGACGTGCCCGATGCCGAGCGCGGAGCCTATTTCGACGCGATGAATGCGACGATCGCCGCGTTGCATCTGGTCGATCCGAACGCGGTCGGACTTGGCGATTACGGCCGCCCAGGAAATTATTTCGCCCGCCAGATCGCGCGCTGGTCGCGGCAATATCTAGACGATGCGGACGCGGGCCGGGACGCCGACATGGACGCATTGCTCGACTGGCTATCCGATCACGTGCCGGCGGAAGAAGAGACCTCGATCGTCCATGGTGATTTTCGCTGCGACAATATGATCTTCGCGCCCGATAAGCCGCAGATTCTTGCGGTATTGGACTGGGAGCTATCGACACTCGGCCATCCGCTGGCCGATTTCGCCTATCACGCGATGATGTACCGCATGCCGCCCGATATCGTCGCCGGCCTGGGAAATGCCGATCCCGCCACGCTTCATATCCCGACCGAGGCACACTATATCGCGGCCTATTGCGCAAGGACCGGGCGAGACGGCATTCCGGATTACGAATTCTACGTCGCGTTCAATTTCTTCCGCCTCGCTGCCATTTTCCACGGCATCAAAGGACGCGTGATCCGCGGTACGGCCGCCTCTGCGCATGCGAGAGAACGCGCCGCCAGCTTTCCAAGGCTAGCGCGCCTGGGACGCGAGGCGATCGATTTCGGCAAACTCGATCATTAG
- a CDS encoding RNA polymerase sigma factor, whose translation MDSNDGNGSVRARLEWYKRVILPYEGSLRSRLRRVLPDGADVDDVVAEAMTRAYATADIAQVRSGRAYLYQIARNLAIDSARRNKIVSFEVIADIDLIRIDNSTQASLEARDELRHLQAMLDTLPPKCRRAFVLRRVYDRPTSEIAKEMGLSVSTVDKHLAHAAVKIMHAIGEYQGSGFGWSLNKRDSATGDRRGSSAIVPTGACQ comes from the coding sequence ATGGATTCAAACGATGGCAATGGCTCGGTTCGGGCCAGGCTCGAATGGTACAAGCGAGTAATCCTGCCTTACGAGGGTTCCTTGAGGTCGCGATTGCGACGGGTGCTTCCAGATGGTGCTGATGTCGACGACGTCGTGGCGGAGGCCATGACACGCGCCTACGCGACCGCCGATATCGCGCAAGTCCGGTCCGGCCGCGCCTATCTTTACCAGATCGCTCGCAACCTCGCGATCGATTCCGCCCGACGCAACAAGATCGTATCGTTCGAGGTAATCGCGGATATCGATTTGATCCGCATCGACAATAGTACACAGGCCAGTTTAGAGGCGCGCGACGAATTGCGGCACCTGCAGGCGATGCTAGACACGCTGCCTCCGAAATGCCGGCGTGCTTTCGTTTTGCGAAGGGTTTACGATAGGCCGACGAGCGAGATAGCAAAGGAAATGGGTCTATCCGTTTCCACGGTAGACAAGCATTTGGCACATGCAGCCGTGAAGATCATGCATGCGATCGGCGAGTACCAGGGTTCGGGTTTTGGATGGTCTCTGAATAAGCGCGACAGTGCGACGGGCGATCGACGCGGAAGCAGCGCGATTGTTCCTACCGGCGCCTGCCAGTGA
- a CDS encoding acyl-CoA synthetase, which produces MHPAIHAVRQPTKPAIVMAATGTTMTFAELEAASNAAAWHLRALGMRRGDVIATVFDNAAEVFVTGWATQRSGLYQTSISNKLGAADIAYILRDSGARLLIVSAAFADLAHVALAELPDLPGFRWTGADDRLADWSQAMQAQPKTRIADESPGTDLLYSSGTTGRPKGVMPVLPDGALEAATPLTRMGTALYGMGPDSMYLSTSPLYHAAPLRWAMAVQQLGGTVVVMERFDAEETLRLIERHRITHATFVPTHFVRMLKLPQEVRRRYDVSSLRAVIHAAAPCPIPVKHAMIDWFGPIVHEYYSGTESCGITALSSSEWLLKPGSVGKAVLGVVHIVDDEGRELPAGETGHVYFGDGPAFRYLNDPARTAQAHDRRGWATLGDIGRLDPDGYLFLTDRKSFMIISGGVNIYPQEIENVLIAHPAVADVAVIGLPDEDMGEIVVAVVQPAESVIAPDLAATLTAFVRAQLGGVKTPRRIDFASALPREPTGKLMKRTLRDAYLATGSARP; this is translated from the coding sequence ATGCACCCCGCCATCCACGCCGTCCGGCAGCCGACCAAGCCAGCGATCGTCATGGCAGCGACCGGTACGACGATGACGTTCGCCGAGCTGGAAGCGGCATCGAACGCTGCGGCATGGCACTTGCGGGCGCTGGGGATGCGGCGCGGGGACGTTATCGCGACGGTGTTCGACAATGCTGCGGAAGTCTTCGTAACGGGGTGGGCGACACAGCGTAGCGGGCTGTATCAGACGTCGATCTCGAACAAGCTGGGTGCGGCCGACATCGCCTATATCCTGCGCGATTCGGGCGCGCGGTTACTGATCGTGTCGGCGGCGTTCGCCGATCTCGCCCACGTCGCGTTGGCCGAATTGCCCGACCTGCCGGGATTCCGCTGGACCGGCGCGGACGATCGACTGGCGGACTGGTCGCAGGCGATGCAGGCGCAGCCCAAGACGCGCATCGCGGACGAGAGCCCCGGCACCGACCTGCTCTATTCATCCGGCACCACCGGGCGGCCCAAGGGCGTCATGCCCGTGCTACCAGACGGCGCGCTCGAGGCGGCGACACCGCTGACCCGCATGGGGACGGCGCTGTATGGCATGGGGCCGGACAGCATGTATCTGTCTACCTCGCCGCTCTATCACGCGGCGCCGTTGCGCTGGGCGATGGCGGTACAGCAGCTGGGTGGCACGGTGGTGGTGATGGAGCGCTTCGATGCCGAGGAGACGCTGCGCCTCATCGAACGCCACCGCATCACGCACGCCACGTTCGTGCCGACGCATTTCGTGCGGATGCTGAAACTGCCGCAGGAGGTGCGCCGGCGCTATGACGTATCATCGCTGCGTGCCGTCATCCACGCCGCCGCGCCGTGCCCGATCCCGGTCAAACACGCGATGATCGATTGGTTCGGGCCGATCGTGCACGAATATTACTCGGGCACGGAAAGCTGCGGCATCACTGCGCTATCGTCGTCCGAATGGCTGCTGAAGCCAGGATCGGTGGGCAAGGCTGTGCTGGGGGTCGTGCATATCGTCGATGATGAAGGACGGGAATTGCCCGCTGGTGAAACCGGTCATGTATATTTCGGCGACGGGCCGGCATTCCGGTATCTCAATGATCCGGCCAGGACCGCGCAGGCGCACGACCGTCGTGGCTGGGCCACGCTCGGCGATATCGGCCGATTGGACCCGGACGGCTATCTCTTCCTCACCGATCGCAAAAGCTTCATGATCATTTCGGGCGGGGTGAACATTTATCCGCAGGAGATAGAGAATGTGCTGATCGCGCATCCGGCGGTCGCCGACGTGGCCGTTATCGGCCTGCCGGACGAGGACATGGGCGAGATCGTCGTCGCGGTGGTGCAGCCGGCGGAGTCCGTCATCGCGCCAGATCTCGCCGCGACGCTGACGGCGTTCGTGCGCGCGCAACTGGGCGGGGTGAAGACGCCGCGGCGCATCGACTTCGCAAGCGCATTGCCGCGCGAGCCGACCGGCAAATTGATGAAGCGCACGTTGCGCGACGCGTATCTCGCTACGGGATCAGCACGACCTTGA
- a CDS encoding DUF937 domain-containing protein translates to MDILKALQADGGISAVARELNVDDSTAQSGMAALLPAVLSGMQNQAGVHPSGFGGLAGILAGLGGGDLLNQVTNPAPTDPSPGNDVLGQIFGTKETSRAVASDAAGKTGLSPDLLKKMLPLLAMLVAGYLAKQSGGNNETGGGLEGILGSVLGGGASAGSGGPGGILGGLLGGGSGGGNVLNDILGKLGR, encoded by the coding sequence ATGGACATCCTAAAGGCATTGCAAGCCGATGGCGGCATCAGCGCGGTCGCGCGAGAACTGAACGTCGACGATAGCACGGCTCAGTCTGGCATGGCCGCCTTACTTCCCGCAGTGTTGAGCGGAATGCAGAACCAGGCCGGAGTGCATCCGAGCGGTTTTGGTGGTTTGGCCGGCATCCTTGCCGGGCTTGGCGGCGGAGATTTGTTGAACCAGGTTACCAACCCGGCACCAACCGATCCAAGCCCAGGTAACGATGTGTTGGGCCAGATCTTTGGTACGAAGGAGACCAGCCGTGCAGTCGCGTCCGACGCCGCGGGAAAGACCGGTCTTTCGCCCGACTTGTTGAAGAAGATGTTGCCGCTGCTGGCGATGCTCGTCGCGGGCTACCTTGCCAAGCAATCGGGGGGCAACAACGAGACCGGGGGTGGACTCGAGGGTATCTTGGGAAGCGTGCTTGGAGGCGGCGCCAGCGCAGGCAGCGGCGGGCCGGGCGGGATACTGGGGGGATTACTTGGCGGCGGCAGCGGAGGCGGTAATGTCCTGAATGACATATTGGGCAAGCTCGGCAGATAA
- a CDS encoding flavin monoamine oxidase family protein: protein MVTRRTVLSRIGLAGGLGATLGAMHSLGLIGTAQAQDMSALTPTLGKGRHVVVLGAGIAGLTSAYELEQAGFLVTLLEARTRVGGRAWTVRDGDKIEMNGAETQTASFSDGIYFNAGPARIPSFHQGLLGYAKKFGVPLEVEVNSSRSAYVMADDGSKIRMRTAINDMRGRIAELLAKAIGKGSLDTELTAADREKLMPFLKAYGDLGEDGRFIGTERSGFGTAPGAGVTFASRSTAMPLDQLLANQRLPMTLFEDNLYMQATMFEPVGGMDRIHAAMDNALRRPALRGAEVTRIRQRSGDVEVIYRDKASGAFETVAADYLICTIPFPVLARIDTNFSPTLKKTIASVVYDYSNKVAFESARFWEKEQIYGGISFVGGPTTLVWYPSAGLHSERGMLLGCYSAGSNAEEFQKRPIAEQIAFTRGVVDKLHPGHGADLVNGIAINWNKIPYSLGPWPDWNAGSANGHQEGHIDTSAFRFLQAPEGRVYFAGAALSQTPGWQEGGIHSARAQVLALARRVTAQALVTPGLVSRAA from the coding sequence ATGGTGACACGCAGGACGGTTTTGAGTCGGATCGGTCTGGCGGGCGGGCTGGGCGCGACGTTGGGGGCGATGCACTCGCTCGGCCTTATCGGCACCGCGCAGGCACAGGATATGAGTGCGCTGACTCCGACGCTGGGCAAGGGGCGGCATGTCGTCGTGCTGGGTGCGGGGATTGCGGGGCTCACTTCCGCCTATGAACTGGAACAGGCCGGTTTCCTGGTAACGCTGCTGGAGGCGCGGACCCGCGTCGGCGGGCGCGCCTGGACGGTGCGCGACGGCGACAAGATCGAGATGAACGGCGCGGAGACCCAGACCGCGAGCTTCTCGGACGGCATCTATTTCAACGCCGGTCCCGCGCGCATCCCGAGTTTTCATCAGGGGCTGCTTGGCTATGCCAAGAAGTTCGGCGTGCCACTGGAGGTCGAGGTGAATTCCAGCCGCTCGGCCTATGTCATGGCCGATGACGGGTCGAAGATCCGGATGCGCACCGCGATCAACGACATGCGCGGCCGGATCGCGGAGCTGCTGGCGAAAGCGATCGGGAAAGGATCGCTCGATACCGAATTGACGGCCGCCGATCGCGAGAAACTGATGCCTTTTCTGAAGGCGTATGGCGATTTGGGGGAGGATGGCCGCTTCATCGGCACCGAACGCTCCGGCTTCGGTACCGCGCCGGGGGCGGGGGTCACTTTCGCTTCCCGGTCGACCGCGATGCCGCTGGACCAACTGCTCGCCAACCAGCGGCTGCCGATGACGCTGTTCGAAGACAATCTGTACATGCAGGCGACGATGTTCGAGCCGGTCGGCGGGATGGACCGTATCCACGCCGCGATGGACAATGCGCTGCGGCGTCCCGCCCTGCGCGGTGCGGAGGTGACGCGGATCCGCCAGCGCTCCGGCGATGTCGAAGTAATCTATCGCGACAAGGCGAGCGGCGCGTTCGAGACGGTCGCGGCGGATTATCTGATCTGCACGATCCCATTCCCGGTACTCGCGCGCATCGACACCAATTTTTCACCCACGCTCAAGAAGACGATCGCAAGCGTGGTCTATGACTATTCGAACAAGGTCGCGTTCGAAAGCGCGCGCTTCTGGGAGAAGGAGCAGATCTACGGCGGCATATCGTTCGTCGGCGGACCGACGACGCTCGTCTGGTATCCATCCGCCGGGCTGCACAGCGAACGGGGGATGCTGCTCGGCTGCTATTCCGCAGGATCGAACGCGGAGGAATTCCAGAAACGGCCGATCGCCGAACAGATCGCCTTCACGCGCGGCGTGGTCGACAAGCTCCATCCGGGCCACGGTGCCGATCTGGTCAACGGTATCGCGATCAACTGGAACAAGATCCCGTACAGCCTTGGACCCTGGCCCGACTGGAATGCGGGCAGCGCCAATGGCCATCAGGAGGGGCATATCGATACCAGCGCCTTCCGCTTCCTTCAGGCGCCCGAGGGCCGGGTCTATTTTGCAGGGGCGGCGCTCAGCCAGACTCCCGGATGGCAGGAAGGCGGTATCCATTCCGCGCGTGCGCAGGTGCTGGCGCTTGCCCGGCGCGTTACCGCGCAGGCGCTGGTCACACCGGGGCTCGTCAGCCGTGCAGCCTGA
- a CDS encoding dipeptidase, protein MRTGLLAPLALLTLAASAPDARQVHEAAIVLDTHFDTPANLGRPGWSIMDRHSRADSGDQVDYPRMVEGGIDGGFFAIFTAQGPRTPQGDRDARDAAMTRAVQIREMVARHPDVFRLVTTSAEARAAIAAKKRFVFMSMENGYPFEADLSLMRSFQRLGVTMMSPVHFKNDDLADSATDAPEWNGLSPRGRMFVAEANRVGILIDCSHASDDVLRQTIALSKAPIILSHSGVRAIFDHPRNVTDADLRALAAKGGVVQINAFDGYMIAQPKIPEREAAMAALMAKLPPRATMTEADRTAFLAQRKAIDARWPVPRATFDDVMKHLIHAIGVAGIDHVGISGDFDGGGGVEGFDDITAFPKITAALLARGFSAADVAKVWGGNALRVLDAAQAAADPGVRPTIPATS, encoded by the coding sequence ATGCGCACCGGCTTGCTTGCGCCGCTGGCCCTACTCACGCTCGCCGCCTCTGCGCCGGACGCGCGGCAGGTGCATGAGGCGGCGATCGTACTCGACACGCATTTCGACACGCCCGCCAATCTCGGCCGCCCCGGCTGGAGCATCATGGACCGGCACAGCCGCGCGGACAGCGGCGACCAGGTGGATTATCCGCGCATGGTGGAGGGAGGAATCGACGGCGGGTTCTTCGCGATCTTCACGGCGCAAGGACCGCGGACGCCGCAGGGGGATCGTGACGCGCGCGACGCCGCGATGACGCGTGCGGTGCAGATCCGTGAGATGGTGGCGCGACACCCGGACGTCTTCCGGCTGGTGACCACGTCGGCCGAAGCCCGTGCCGCAATCGCCGCGAAGAAGCGGTTCGTTTTCATGAGCATGGAGAATGGCTATCCGTTCGAGGCGGACCTTTCGCTGATGCGCAGCTTCCAACGGCTGGGCGTCACGATGATGAGCCCGGTCCACTTCAAGAATGACGACCTTGCCGACAGCGCGACCGACGCGCCGGAATGGAACGGCCTCAGCCCCAGGGGAAGGATGTTCGTGGCGGAGGCGAACCGCGTGGGAATCCTGATCGATTGCAGCCACGCGTCCGACGACGTGCTGCGCCAGACGATCGCGTTATCCAAGGCGCCGATCATCCTGTCGCATTCGGGCGTGCGCGCGATCTTCGATCATCCGCGCAACGTGACCGATGCGGATCTGCGCGCGCTGGCTGCAAAGGGCGGCGTGGTGCAGATCAACGCCTTCGACGGCTATATGATCGCGCAGCCCAAGATCCCGGAGCGTGAGGCCGCAATGGCGGCGCTGATGGCGAAGCTGCCGCCGCGCGCCACGATGACCGAAGCGGATCGCACCGCGTTCCTGGCGCAGCGCAAAGCGATAGATGCGCGCTGGCCGGTACCCCGCGCGACCTTCGACGACGTGATGAAACACCTGATCCACGCGATCGGGGTGGCGGGCATCGATCATGTCGGGATCAGCGGGGATTTCGATGGCGGGGGAGGGGTCGAGGGATTCGACGACATCACCGCCTTTCCGAAGATCACCGCGGCGTTGCTCGCGCGCGGGTTCAGTGCGGCGGACGTCGCCAAGGTGTGGGGCGGCAACGCGTTGCGCGTGCTCGACGCGGCGCAAGCGGCCGCGGATCCCGGTGTACGTCCAACCATTCCGGCCACCTCATGA
- a CDS encoding RidA family protein, with the protein MNRNLHAAILATALLTTPATAQTVEKHANTPAGLILQSVTVKPGATTLYLSGQLAAPIDPASKIPPAQLTAADFGDTKIQTISVLNKIKAILKQHGYAMSDIIKLTVFVAGDPKLGGKMDFAGMNDGFKQFFGTTENPGTVARSTIQVAALAGPAFLVEIEATAAR; encoded by the coding sequence GTGAACCGTAATCTACACGCGGCGATCCTCGCCACTGCATTGCTAACCACACCCGCCACGGCCCAGACCGTCGAGAAGCATGCCAACACGCCGGCCGGGCTGATCCTGCAGTCGGTGACGGTAAAGCCCGGTGCGACGACCCTGTACCTCAGCGGCCAACTCGCCGCACCGATCGATCCGGCCAGCAAAATCCCCCCGGCGCAGCTGACGGCGGCCGACTTTGGCGACACAAAGATCCAGACGATCAGCGTGTTGAACAAGATCAAGGCGATTTTGAAACAGCACGGATATGCGATGAGCGACATCATCAAGCTGACCGTGTTCGTCGCCGGCGATCCGAAACTCGGTGGGAAAATGGATTTCGCGGGCATGAACGACGGCTTCAAGCAGTTTTTCGGAACCACGGAAAACCCGGGCACGGTCGCCCGATCGACGATACAGGTTGCCGCGCTAGCCGGCCCGGCCTTTCTGGTCGAGATCGAGGCGACAGCGGCAAGATAA
- a CDS encoding TonB-dependent receptor, translating to MSRFRFSSFNATALGLVLATGALLLTTQGAAAQATSAENADAGTQQSEVPADETQEIVISGRRISQASEAVGEDRITSTVAVTREALLSAPSGISGLKMLESLPGFNVQTDGALGLYEFGNSVQARAFNLDQIGFVVDGVPMGRSDAFGGSPVFRYVDNENLGVVEASPGAGGVTMPTYSSLGPVVSYRSIAPQNDLGVFASQSFGDFGMKRTFIRVSTGKIGPLKAFVSRTKLNTDLWRGAGSVDREHWEAMAHVDITDSSWARFKFVSNDFFDYDSPTLSRAEYNSTAPDLAGNVGRYRGYYGDPLPSYAPTVAGVPFSNANYTYYYGQAINVRKDKLFAGTFHAGIADGIYAETTIYYEDKDGWGSSPDSYANTLTFYNRQQLVSGLALTAPRGTQFGVSSLGGYRQGILQSLHANVGIHSIDVGIWAEDDRYRRYQRRQNTIDGSPASAPNYDELVYGRRDYRSKRATLQMFVRDRIDLTPAFSLDLGVKALNLDYQQRGYRDFADYARTVNGVNVAGWGPQYNRAQFKDYFLPTAGILYRFNDLRTQLFASYAENLALPKGMDDIFSVAFTNSPAVVGAPAPERSKNVEIGLRTTRPEFFASLTGYYTKFDNRIQSIASILPGTTNVTETFFQNVGGVEAYGAELLANYKPAFLHGAAYFNGNITYNHAQFQDDIVAAARTYLIAGKYLPDSAKWVVSGGVTIEPAPWLVANVTGKYTSRRQSTFENTPGSSLPGFTVVSAYADIGDGFSIGPVRNARIRVNVDNLFDKDVLSFISPALTGDGFFRPLSPRTFQATLSVDI from the coding sequence GTGTCTCGTTTCCGTTTTTCATCCTTCAACGCGACGGCGCTCGGCCTCGTCCTTGCCACCGGTGCGCTGCTGCTGACCACGCAGGGCGCCGCGGCGCAGGCGACCTCCGCCGAAAATGCCGACGCCGGCACGCAGCAAAGTGAGGTGCCCGCCGACGAAACACAGGAAATCGTCATCAGTGGCCGCCGCATCAGCCAGGCTAGCGAAGCGGTAGGCGAGGACCGCATCACCAGCACGGTCGCGGTGACGCGCGAAGCCCTGTTGTCAGCGCCTTCCGGCATTTCCGGCTTGAAGATGCTGGAGTCGCTGCCGGGCTTCAACGTCCAGACCGACGGAGCGCTCGGCCTTTACGAATTCGGAAACAGCGTGCAGGCGCGCGCCTTCAATCTCGACCAGATCGGCTTCGTCGTCGACGGCGTGCCGATGGGCCGCAGCGACGCCTTCGGCGGCAGCCCGGTATTCCGTTACGTCGATAACGAGAATCTGGGCGTGGTGGAGGCGTCGCCGGGCGCGGGTGGCGTGACGATGCCGACCTATTCCTCGCTGGGGCCGGTGGTCTCGTACCGCTCGATCGCGCCGCAGAACGATCTGGGCGTGTTCGCATCGCAGAGCTTCGGCGATTTCGGCATGAAGCGTACCTTCATCCGCGTCAGCACCGGAAAGATCGGTCCGCTGAAAGCCTTTGTCAGCCGCACCAAGCTCAACACCGACCTGTGGCGCGGTGCGGGATCGGTCGACCGCGAACATTGGGAAGCGATGGCGCATGTCGATATCACGGACAGCAGCTGGGCGCGGTTCAAGTTCGTGTCGAACGACTTCTTCGACTATGATTCCCCAACGCTATCGCGTGCCGAATATAATAGCACGGCGCCCGACCTTGCCGGCAACGTAGGGCGGTACCGCGGCTATTATGGTGATCCGCTGCCGAGCTATGCGCCGACGGTGGCCGGCGTGCCGTTTTCGAATGCCAATTACACCTATTATTATGGTCAGGCGATCAACGTCAGGAAGGACAAGCTGTTCGCCGGCACGTTCCACGCCGGGATCGCCGACGGCATCTATGCCGAGACCACGATCTATTATGAGGACAAGGACGGCTGGGGCAGTTCGCCCGACAGCTATGCCAATACGCTGACCTTCTACAATCGACAGCAGCTGGTGTCGGGGCTGGCGCTCACCGCCCCACGCGGCACCCAGTTCGGCGTGTCGAGCCTTGGCGGCTACAGACAGGGCATACTGCAAAGCCTGCATGCGAACGTCGGCATCCATTCGATCGATGTCGGCATCTGGGCGGAGGACGATCGGTATCGGCGCTATCAGCGTCGCCAGAACACGATCGACGGATCGCCGGCCAGCGCCCCGAATTACGACGAACTGGTCTATGGCCGCCGCGATTACCGGTCGAAGCGCGCGACCCTGCAGATGTTCGTTCGCGACCGGATCGACCTGACCCCCGCCTTCAGTCTCGACTTGGGCGTCAAGGCGCTCAACCTCGATTATCAGCAGCGCGGATATCGCGACTTCGCCGATTATGCGCGGACGGTGAACGGCGTGAACGTGGCCGGATGGGGACCACAATATAATCGTGCGCAGTTCAAGGACTATTTCCTGCCGACCGCCGGCATCCTGTACCGTTTCAACGACCTACGTACGCAGCTGTTCGCATCCTATGCCGAGAATCTGGCGCTTCCAAAAGGCATGGATGACATCTTTTCGGTCGCCTTTACCAACTCCCCGGCGGTGGTCGGCGCGCCCGCGCCGGAACGGTCCAAGAATGTCGAGATCGGCTTGCGCACGACGCGTCCCGAATTCTTCGCGTCGCTGACCGGGTATTACACGAAGTTCGACAACCGCATCCAGTCGATCGCGTCAATCCTGCCCGGCACCACCAACGTGACCGAGACGTTCTTCCAGAATGTCGGCGGCGTCGAGGCTTATGGCGCGGAATTGCTGGCGAACTACAAACCGGCGTTCCTGCACGGCGCCGCCTATTTCAACGGCAACATCACCTACAATCACGCGCAGTTCCAGGACGACATCGTCGCGGCAGCACGAACTTATCTGATCGCGGGCAAATATCTCCCGGACAGCGCGAAATGGGTGGTCTCGGGTGGTGTCACAATCGAACCGGCGCCGTGGCTGGTGGCCAATGTCACGGGTAAATATACCAGCCGCCGCCAATCGACGTTCGAAAATACGCCGGGATCCTCGCTGCCGGGCTTCACCGTCGTTTCGGCCTATGCCGACATCGGCGACGGCTTCTCGATCGGACCGGTGCGCAACGCCCGCATTCGCGTCAATGTCGACAATCTGTTCGACAAGGACGTGCTGTCGTTCATTTCGCCGGCGCTGACCGGGGATGGCTTCTTCCGCCCGCTCAGCCCGCGCACGTTCCAGGCGACTTTGTCCGTCGACATTTGA
- a CDS encoding NAD(P)-dependent alcohol dehydrogenase, producing the protein MQTIAAVARTPRGEFTIETLELEAPRVDEVMVRIVGVGLCHTDLIFRDQFAPYPLPAVLGHEGSGIIEAIGDDVEGLEVGDRVVLGFSSCGHCARCNEGLPSYCREFPPLNYAGTRLDDGSTAFAAGDEKISSHFFGQSSFAGHAIVRAGNVVKVVDDDAPLELLGPLGCGFQTGAGGVMRSMACPAGSSIVIVGGGPVGLAAVMGAKIQGCATIVLVEPVAARRALGEELGATHSIDPAAGDVAQAIRAIMPDGTDFALDTSGRIDAIDAALAALAPRGMLGLVGVPPRADDALSINLAGMITFGQRVIGIMEGDSDPQMFIPELIAHHAAGRFPFDRLVRTFPLADINEAIAAQGRGDCVKVVLIP; encoded by the coding sequence ATGCAGACGATCGCCGCTGTCGCGCGTACCCCACGCGGCGAGTTCACCATCGAGACGCTTGAGTTGGAAGCTCCGCGTGTCGACGAAGTGATGGTCAGGATCGTCGGCGTCGGACTGTGCCATACCGACCTGATCTTTCGCGATCAGTTCGCGCCGTACCCGCTTCCGGCAGTGCTCGGGCATGAGGGGTCGGGGATAATCGAGGCGATCGGCGACGATGTCGAGGGACTGGAGGTCGGCGACCGCGTCGTGCTCGGTTTCTCGAGTTGCGGGCATTGTGCCCGCTGCAACGAAGGGCTGCCGAGCTATTGCCGGGAATTTCCCCCGCTCAATTATGCCGGGACGCGACTGGACGATGGATCGACCGCCTTCGCTGCCGGTGACGAAAAGATATCGTCGCACTTTTTCGGGCAATCGTCATTCGCGGGTCACGCGATCGTTCGCGCGGGCAATGTCGTGAAGGTCGTCGATGACGATGCGCCGCTCGAACTGCTCGGGCCGCTCGGCTGCGGATTCCAGACCGGCGCCGGCGGCGTCATGCGATCGATGGCATGCCCGGCAGGATCGTCGATCGTGATCGTCGGCGGTGGACCGGTCGGGCTTGCCGCGGTGATGGGGGCGAAGATCCAGGGTTGCGCGACGATCGTACTGGTCGAACCCGTCGCGGCACGGCGTGCGCTCGGCGAGGAACTTGGCGCAACGCACAGCATCGATCCCGCAGCCGGGGATGTGGCGCAGGCGATCCGCGCGATCATGCCCGACGGGACCGATTTCGCGCTCGATACGAGTGGCCGGATCGATGCGATCGACGCGGCGCTCGCGGCACTCGCCCCGCGCGGGATGCTCGGGCTGGTCGGCGTGCCGCCGCGCGCGGACGATGCGCTGTCGATAAACCTCGCCGGGATGATCACGTTCGGCCAGCGCGTCATCGGCATCATGGAAGGCGACAGCGACCCGCAGATGTTCATCCCCGAGCTGATCGCGCATCACGCCGCCGGCCGGTTCCCGTTCGATCGGCTCGTCCGGACCTTCCCGCTGGCGGACATCAACGAGGCGATCGCCGCGCAGGGGCGCGGCGATTGCGTCAAGGTCGTGCTGATCCCGTAG